A region of Vitis riparia cultivar Riparia Gloire de Montpellier isolate 1030 chromosome 12, EGFV_Vit.rip_1.0, whole genome shotgun sequence DNA encodes the following proteins:
- the LOC117926576 gene encoding probable galacturonosyltransferase 15 isoform X1, giving the protein MKFYISSAGIKKVTIPNSGSGKGSSAAANRRFSNRTFLPVVLLLAICLPFLFVRIAFLVLESATLCSSLADCIGLRVFGGSDLSAKLRDELTRALVEASQGEDGGRIETTSPASFNQLVEDMTSNGHDIKAFAFKTKAMILKMERKVQSARQRESIYWHLASHGVPKSVHCLCLKLAEEYAVNAMARSRLPPPESVSRLADSSFHHLVLLTDNVLAASVVISSAVQSAANPEKLVFHIVTDKKTYTPMHAWFATNSIESAVVEVKGLHQYDWSQEVNVGVKEMLEIHRLIWSHYYNNLKEDNFEFDGQHKRKLEALSPSCLSLMNHLRIYIPELFPDLDKIVFLDDDIVVQHDLSSLWELDLNGKVVGAVVDSWCGSNCCPGRKLKDYLNFSNPLISSNFHYDHCAWLYGMNVFDLKAWRRSNITKAYHRWLELNLNSGLGLWYPGALPPALMAFKGHVHPIDSSWHVAGLGCQASEVSRERLEAAAVVHFSGPAKPWLEIGFPEVRSLWTSHVNFSNKFIRKCRIKG; this is encoded by the exons ATGAAGTTTTACATATCCTCCGCCGGAATAAAGAAAGTCACCATACCCAACTCCGGCTCCGGCAAGGGATCCTCGGCAGCCGCCAATCGCCGATTCTCTAATCGGACGTTCTTGCCGGTGGTTCTGTTGCTAGCAATTTGTTTGCCCTTTCTGTTCGTTAGAATTGCTTTTCTTGTACTCGAATCTGCCACTCTTTGTTCTTCCCTCG CAGATTGCATAGGGTTGAGGGTTTTCGGCGGGAGTGATTTATCTGCg AAGCTAAGAGATGAACTGACGAGAGCACTAGTGGAGGCAAGTCAAGGAGAAGATGGGGGAAGAATAGAGACGACTTCACCCGCGTCATTCAATCAACTAGTGGAGGATATGACGTCAAATGGACATGACATTAAGGCCTTTGCTTTCAAGACCAAGGCTATG ATTTTGAAGATGGAGCGTAAGGTTCAATCAGCCAGACAGCGTGAGTCAATTTACTGGCATTTAGCTTCGCATGGTGTTCCCAAAAGTGTACATTGCCTTTGTCTCAAACTGGCTGAAGAGTATGCGGTAAATGCCATGGCCCGATCTCGTTTACCTCCGCCTGAATCTGTTTCCCGCCTTGCTGACTCTTCCTTCCACCACCTTGTTCTTCTAACTGATAATGTACTTGCTGCCTCTGTTGTCATCTCCTCTGCCGTCCAAAGTGCAGCCAACCCTGAAAAATTGGTGTTTCATATAGTCACAGACAAGAAAACATACACTCCAATGCATGCATGGTTTGCTACCAATTCTATTGAATCAGCGGTGGTGGAAGTCAAGGGACTGCATCAATACGATTGGTCCCAGGAAGTGAATGTTGGGGTTAAGGAGATGTTAGAGATTCACCGCTTAATTTGGAGCCATTACTACAACAATTTAAAAGAAGACAACTTTGAATTTGATGGACAGCATAAAAGGAAGTTAGAGGCTCTAAGCCCCAGCTGCCTCTCCCTTATGAATCATCTACGGATTTATATTCCTGAG CTGTTTCCAGATCTTGACAAGATAGTGTTCTTGGATGATGATATTGTAGTACAACATGACTTATCATCTCTGTGGGAATTAGATCTCAATGGAAAAGTTGTTGGCGCTGTTGTTGATTCATGGTGTGGATCTAACTGTTGCCCAGGAAGAAAATTGAAGGactatttgaatttttcaaacCCACTTATATCATCCAACTTCCATTATGATCATTGTGCATGGCTGTATGGGATGAATGTTTTTGACCTTAAAGCTTGGAGGAGGTCCAACATCACAAAAGCTTACCATCGATGGCTTGAACTT AACCTCAATTCTGGGTTGGGACTATGGTATCCAGGAGCACTTCCACCAGCCTTGATGGCTTTTAAGGGTCATGTGCATCCTATTGATTCTTCATGGCATGTGGCTGGGTTAGGTTGTCAAGCTTCAGAAGTTAGCCGAGAGAGATTAGAAGCTGCTGCTGTTGTACATTTCAGTGGCCCTGCAAAGCCGTGGCTTGAGATTGGGTTCCCTGAGGTACGAAGTTTATGGACTAGTCATGTAAATTTCTCAAACAAATTTATTAGGAAATGTAGAATCAAGGGGTGA
- the LOC117926576 gene encoding probable galacturonosyltransferase 15 isoform X3, with product MKFYISSAGIKKVTIPNSGSGKGSSAAANRRFSNRTFLPVVLLLAICLPFLFVRIAFLVLESATLCSSLADCIGLRVFGGSDLSALRDELTRALVEASQGEDGGRIETTSPASFNQLVEDMTSNGHDIKAFAFKTKAMILKMERKVQSARQRESIYWHLASHGVPKSVHCLCLKLAEEYAVNAMARSRLPPPESVSRLADSSFHHLVLLTDNVLAASVVISSAVQSAANPEKLVFHIVTDKKTYTPMHAWFATNSIESAVVEVKGLHQYDWSQEVNVGVKEMLEIHRLIWSHYYNNLKEDNFEFDGQHKRKLEALSPSCLSLMNHLRIYIPELFPDLDKIVFLDDDIVVQHDLSSLWELDLNGKVVGAVVDSWCGSNCCPGRKLKDYLNFSNPLISSNFHYDHCAWLYGMNVFDLKAWRRSNITKAYHRWLELNLNSGLGLWYPGALPPALMAFKGHVHPIDSSWHVAGLGCQASEVSRERLEAAAVVHFSGPAKPWLEIGFPEVRSLWTSHVNFSNKFIRKCRIKG from the exons ATGAAGTTTTACATATCCTCCGCCGGAATAAAGAAAGTCACCATACCCAACTCCGGCTCCGGCAAGGGATCCTCGGCAGCCGCCAATCGCCGATTCTCTAATCGGACGTTCTTGCCGGTGGTTCTGTTGCTAGCAATTTGTTTGCCCTTTCTGTTCGTTAGAATTGCTTTTCTTGTACTCGAATCTGCCACTCTTTGTTCTTCCCTCG CAGATTGCATAGGGTTGAGGGTTTTCGGCGGGAGTGATTTATCTGCg CTAAGAGATGAACTGACGAGAGCACTAGTGGAGGCAAGTCAAGGAGAAGATGGGGGAAGAATAGAGACGACTTCACCCGCGTCATTCAATCAACTAGTGGAGGATATGACGTCAAATGGACATGACATTAAGGCCTTTGCTTTCAAGACCAAGGCTATG ATTTTGAAGATGGAGCGTAAGGTTCAATCAGCCAGACAGCGTGAGTCAATTTACTGGCATTTAGCTTCGCATGGTGTTCCCAAAAGTGTACATTGCCTTTGTCTCAAACTGGCTGAAGAGTATGCGGTAAATGCCATGGCCCGATCTCGTTTACCTCCGCCTGAATCTGTTTCCCGCCTTGCTGACTCTTCCTTCCACCACCTTGTTCTTCTAACTGATAATGTACTTGCTGCCTCTGTTGTCATCTCCTCTGCCGTCCAAAGTGCAGCCAACCCTGAAAAATTGGTGTTTCATATAGTCACAGACAAGAAAACATACACTCCAATGCATGCATGGTTTGCTACCAATTCTATTGAATCAGCGGTGGTGGAAGTCAAGGGACTGCATCAATACGATTGGTCCCAGGAAGTGAATGTTGGGGTTAAGGAGATGTTAGAGATTCACCGCTTAATTTGGAGCCATTACTACAACAATTTAAAAGAAGACAACTTTGAATTTGATGGACAGCATAAAAGGAAGTTAGAGGCTCTAAGCCCCAGCTGCCTCTCCCTTATGAATCATCTACGGATTTATATTCCTGAG CTGTTTCCAGATCTTGACAAGATAGTGTTCTTGGATGATGATATTGTAGTACAACATGACTTATCATCTCTGTGGGAATTAGATCTCAATGGAAAAGTTGTTGGCGCTGTTGTTGATTCATGGTGTGGATCTAACTGTTGCCCAGGAAGAAAATTGAAGGactatttgaatttttcaaacCCACTTATATCATCCAACTTCCATTATGATCATTGTGCATGGCTGTATGGGATGAATGTTTTTGACCTTAAAGCTTGGAGGAGGTCCAACATCACAAAAGCTTACCATCGATGGCTTGAACTT AACCTCAATTCTGGGTTGGGACTATGGTATCCAGGAGCACTTCCACCAGCCTTGATGGCTTTTAAGGGTCATGTGCATCCTATTGATTCTTCATGGCATGTGGCTGGGTTAGGTTGTCAAGCTTCAGAAGTTAGCCGAGAGAGATTAGAAGCTGCTGCTGTTGTACATTTCAGTGGCCCTGCAAAGCCGTGGCTTGAGATTGGGTTCCCTGAGGTACGAAGTTTATGGACTAGTCATGTAAATTTCTCAAACAAATTTATTAGGAAATGTAGAATCAAGGGGTGA
- the LOC117926576 gene encoding probable galacturonosyltransferase 15 isoform X2, whose protein sequence is MKFYISSAGIKKVTIPNSGSGKGSSAAANRRFSNRTFLPVVLLLAICLPFLFVRIAFLVLESATLCSSLDCIGLRVFGGSDLSAKLRDELTRALVEASQGEDGGRIETTSPASFNQLVEDMTSNGHDIKAFAFKTKAMILKMERKVQSARQRESIYWHLASHGVPKSVHCLCLKLAEEYAVNAMARSRLPPPESVSRLADSSFHHLVLLTDNVLAASVVISSAVQSAANPEKLVFHIVTDKKTYTPMHAWFATNSIESAVVEVKGLHQYDWSQEVNVGVKEMLEIHRLIWSHYYNNLKEDNFEFDGQHKRKLEALSPSCLSLMNHLRIYIPELFPDLDKIVFLDDDIVVQHDLSSLWELDLNGKVVGAVVDSWCGSNCCPGRKLKDYLNFSNPLISSNFHYDHCAWLYGMNVFDLKAWRRSNITKAYHRWLELNLNSGLGLWYPGALPPALMAFKGHVHPIDSSWHVAGLGCQASEVSRERLEAAAVVHFSGPAKPWLEIGFPEVRSLWTSHVNFSNKFIRKCRIKG, encoded by the exons ATGAAGTTTTACATATCCTCCGCCGGAATAAAGAAAGTCACCATACCCAACTCCGGCTCCGGCAAGGGATCCTCGGCAGCCGCCAATCGCCGATTCTCTAATCGGACGTTCTTGCCGGTGGTTCTGTTGCTAGCAATTTGTTTGCCCTTTCTGTTCGTTAGAATTGCTTTTCTTGTACTCGAATCTGCCACTCTTTGTTCTTCCCTCG ATTGCATAGGGTTGAGGGTTTTCGGCGGGAGTGATTTATCTGCg AAGCTAAGAGATGAACTGACGAGAGCACTAGTGGAGGCAAGTCAAGGAGAAGATGGGGGAAGAATAGAGACGACTTCACCCGCGTCATTCAATCAACTAGTGGAGGATATGACGTCAAATGGACATGACATTAAGGCCTTTGCTTTCAAGACCAAGGCTATG ATTTTGAAGATGGAGCGTAAGGTTCAATCAGCCAGACAGCGTGAGTCAATTTACTGGCATTTAGCTTCGCATGGTGTTCCCAAAAGTGTACATTGCCTTTGTCTCAAACTGGCTGAAGAGTATGCGGTAAATGCCATGGCCCGATCTCGTTTACCTCCGCCTGAATCTGTTTCCCGCCTTGCTGACTCTTCCTTCCACCACCTTGTTCTTCTAACTGATAATGTACTTGCTGCCTCTGTTGTCATCTCCTCTGCCGTCCAAAGTGCAGCCAACCCTGAAAAATTGGTGTTTCATATAGTCACAGACAAGAAAACATACACTCCAATGCATGCATGGTTTGCTACCAATTCTATTGAATCAGCGGTGGTGGAAGTCAAGGGACTGCATCAATACGATTGGTCCCAGGAAGTGAATGTTGGGGTTAAGGAGATGTTAGAGATTCACCGCTTAATTTGGAGCCATTACTACAACAATTTAAAAGAAGACAACTTTGAATTTGATGGACAGCATAAAAGGAAGTTAGAGGCTCTAAGCCCCAGCTGCCTCTCCCTTATGAATCATCTACGGATTTATATTCCTGAG CTGTTTCCAGATCTTGACAAGATAGTGTTCTTGGATGATGATATTGTAGTACAACATGACTTATCATCTCTGTGGGAATTAGATCTCAATGGAAAAGTTGTTGGCGCTGTTGTTGATTCATGGTGTGGATCTAACTGTTGCCCAGGAAGAAAATTGAAGGactatttgaatttttcaaacCCACTTATATCATCCAACTTCCATTATGATCATTGTGCATGGCTGTATGGGATGAATGTTTTTGACCTTAAAGCTTGGAGGAGGTCCAACATCACAAAAGCTTACCATCGATGGCTTGAACTT AACCTCAATTCTGGGTTGGGACTATGGTATCCAGGAGCACTTCCACCAGCCTTGATGGCTTTTAAGGGTCATGTGCATCCTATTGATTCTTCATGGCATGTGGCTGGGTTAGGTTGTCAAGCTTCAGAAGTTAGCCGAGAGAGATTAGAAGCTGCTGCTGTTGTACATTTCAGTGGCCCTGCAAAGCCGTGGCTTGAGATTGGGTTCCCTGAGGTACGAAGTTTATGGACTAGTCATGTAAATTTCTCAAACAAATTTATTAGGAAATGTAGAATCAAGGGGTGA
- the LOC117926576 gene encoding probable galacturonosyltransferase 15 isoform X5, whose product MKFYISSAGIKKVTIPNSGSGKGSSAAANRRFSNRTFLPVVLLLAICLPFLFVRIAFLVLESATLCSSLADCIGLRVFGGSDLSAILKMERKVQSARQRESIYWHLASHGVPKSVHCLCLKLAEEYAVNAMARSRLPPPESVSRLADSSFHHLVLLTDNVLAASVVISSAVQSAANPEKLVFHIVTDKKTYTPMHAWFATNSIESAVVEVKGLHQYDWSQEVNVGVKEMLEIHRLIWSHYYNNLKEDNFEFDGQHKRKLEALSPSCLSLMNHLRIYIPELFPDLDKIVFLDDDIVVQHDLSSLWELDLNGKVVGAVVDSWCGSNCCPGRKLKDYLNFSNPLISSNFHYDHCAWLYGMNVFDLKAWRRSNITKAYHRWLELNLNSGLGLWYPGALPPALMAFKGHVHPIDSSWHVAGLGCQASEVSRERLEAAAVVHFSGPAKPWLEIGFPEVRSLWTSHVNFSNKFIRKCRIKG is encoded by the exons ATGAAGTTTTACATATCCTCCGCCGGAATAAAGAAAGTCACCATACCCAACTCCGGCTCCGGCAAGGGATCCTCGGCAGCCGCCAATCGCCGATTCTCTAATCGGACGTTCTTGCCGGTGGTTCTGTTGCTAGCAATTTGTTTGCCCTTTCTGTTCGTTAGAATTGCTTTTCTTGTACTCGAATCTGCCACTCTTTGTTCTTCCCTCG CAGATTGCATAGGGTTGAGGGTTTTCGGCGGGAGTGATTTATCTGCg ATTTTGAAGATGGAGCGTAAGGTTCAATCAGCCAGACAGCGTGAGTCAATTTACTGGCATTTAGCTTCGCATGGTGTTCCCAAAAGTGTACATTGCCTTTGTCTCAAACTGGCTGAAGAGTATGCGGTAAATGCCATGGCCCGATCTCGTTTACCTCCGCCTGAATCTGTTTCCCGCCTTGCTGACTCTTCCTTCCACCACCTTGTTCTTCTAACTGATAATGTACTTGCTGCCTCTGTTGTCATCTCCTCTGCCGTCCAAAGTGCAGCCAACCCTGAAAAATTGGTGTTTCATATAGTCACAGACAAGAAAACATACACTCCAATGCATGCATGGTTTGCTACCAATTCTATTGAATCAGCGGTGGTGGAAGTCAAGGGACTGCATCAATACGATTGGTCCCAGGAAGTGAATGTTGGGGTTAAGGAGATGTTAGAGATTCACCGCTTAATTTGGAGCCATTACTACAACAATTTAAAAGAAGACAACTTTGAATTTGATGGACAGCATAAAAGGAAGTTAGAGGCTCTAAGCCCCAGCTGCCTCTCCCTTATGAATCATCTACGGATTTATATTCCTGAG CTGTTTCCAGATCTTGACAAGATAGTGTTCTTGGATGATGATATTGTAGTACAACATGACTTATCATCTCTGTGGGAATTAGATCTCAATGGAAAAGTTGTTGGCGCTGTTGTTGATTCATGGTGTGGATCTAACTGTTGCCCAGGAAGAAAATTGAAGGactatttgaatttttcaaacCCACTTATATCATCCAACTTCCATTATGATCATTGTGCATGGCTGTATGGGATGAATGTTTTTGACCTTAAAGCTTGGAGGAGGTCCAACATCACAAAAGCTTACCATCGATGGCTTGAACTT AACCTCAATTCTGGGTTGGGACTATGGTATCCAGGAGCACTTCCACCAGCCTTGATGGCTTTTAAGGGTCATGTGCATCCTATTGATTCTTCATGGCATGTGGCTGGGTTAGGTTGTCAAGCTTCAGAAGTTAGCCGAGAGAGATTAGAAGCTGCTGCTGTTGTACATTTCAGTGGCCCTGCAAAGCCGTGGCTTGAGATTGGGTTCCCTGAGGTACGAAGTTTATGGACTAGTCATGTAAATTTCTCAAACAAATTTATTAGGAAATGTAGAATCAAGGGGTGA
- the LOC117926576 gene encoding probable galacturonosyltransferase 15 isoform X4: MKFYISSAGIKKVTIPNSGSGKGSSAAANRRFSNRTFLPVVLLLAICLPFLFVRIAFLVLESATLCSSLDCIGLRVFGGSDLSALRDELTRALVEASQGEDGGRIETTSPASFNQLVEDMTSNGHDIKAFAFKTKAMILKMERKVQSARQRESIYWHLASHGVPKSVHCLCLKLAEEYAVNAMARSRLPPPESVSRLADSSFHHLVLLTDNVLAASVVISSAVQSAANPEKLVFHIVTDKKTYTPMHAWFATNSIESAVVEVKGLHQYDWSQEVNVGVKEMLEIHRLIWSHYYNNLKEDNFEFDGQHKRKLEALSPSCLSLMNHLRIYIPELFPDLDKIVFLDDDIVVQHDLSSLWELDLNGKVVGAVVDSWCGSNCCPGRKLKDYLNFSNPLISSNFHYDHCAWLYGMNVFDLKAWRRSNITKAYHRWLELNLNSGLGLWYPGALPPALMAFKGHVHPIDSSWHVAGLGCQASEVSRERLEAAAVVHFSGPAKPWLEIGFPEVRSLWTSHVNFSNKFIRKCRIKG, from the exons ATGAAGTTTTACATATCCTCCGCCGGAATAAAGAAAGTCACCATACCCAACTCCGGCTCCGGCAAGGGATCCTCGGCAGCCGCCAATCGCCGATTCTCTAATCGGACGTTCTTGCCGGTGGTTCTGTTGCTAGCAATTTGTTTGCCCTTTCTGTTCGTTAGAATTGCTTTTCTTGTACTCGAATCTGCCACTCTTTGTTCTTCCCTCG ATTGCATAGGGTTGAGGGTTTTCGGCGGGAGTGATTTATCTGCg CTAAGAGATGAACTGACGAGAGCACTAGTGGAGGCAAGTCAAGGAGAAGATGGGGGAAGAATAGAGACGACTTCACCCGCGTCATTCAATCAACTAGTGGAGGATATGACGTCAAATGGACATGACATTAAGGCCTTTGCTTTCAAGACCAAGGCTATG ATTTTGAAGATGGAGCGTAAGGTTCAATCAGCCAGACAGCGTGAGTCAATTTACTGGCATTTAGCTTCGCATGGTGTTCCCAAAAGTGTACATTGCCTTTGTCTCAAACTGGCTGAAGAGTATGCGGTAAATGCCATGGCCCGATCTCGTTTACCTCCGCCTGAATCTGTTTCCCGCCTTGCTGACTCTTCCTTCCACCACCTTGTTCTTCTAACTGATAATGTACTTGCTGCCTCTGTTGTCATCTCCTCTGCCGTCCAAAGTGCAGCCAACCCTGAAAAATTGGTGTTTCATATAGTCACAGACAAGAAAACATACACTCCAATGCATGCATGGTTTGCTACCAATTCTATTGAATCAGCGGTGGTGGAAGTCAAGGGACTGCATCAATACGATTGGTCCCAGGAAGTGAATGTTGGGGTTAAGGAGATGTTAGAGATTCACCGCTTAATTTGGAGCCATTACTACAACAATTTAAAAGAAGACAACTTTGAATTTGATGGACAGCATAAAAGGAAGTTAGAGGCTCTAAGCCCCAGCTGCCTCTCCCTTATGAATCATCTACGGATTTATATTCCTGAG CTGTTTCCAGATCTTGACAAGATAGTGTTCTTGGATGATGATATTGTAGTACAACATGACTTATCATCTCTGTGGGAATTAGATCTCAATGGAAAAGTTGTTGGCGCTGTTGTTGATTCATGGTGTGGATCTAACTGTTGCCCAGGAAGAAAATTGAAGGactatttgaatttttcaaacCCACTTATATCATCCAACTTCCATTATGATCATTGTGCATGGCTGTATGGGATGAATGTTTTTGACCTTAAAGCTTGGAGGAGGTCCAACATCACAAAAGCTTACCATCGATGGCTTGAACTT AACCTCAATTCTGGGTTGGGACTATGGTATCCAGGAGCACTTCCACCAGCCTTGATGGCTTTTAAGGGTCATGTGCATCCTATTGATTCTTCATGGCATGTGGCTGGGTTAGGTTGTCAAGCTTCAGAAGTTAGCCGAGAGAGATTAGAAGCTGCTGCTGTTGTACATTTCAGTGGCCCTGCAAAGCCGTGGCTTGAGATTGGGTTCCCTGAGGTACGAAGTTTATGGACTAGTCATGTAAATTTCTCAAACAAATTTATTAGGAAATGTAGAATCAAGGGGTGA
- the LOC117926576 gene encoding probable galacturonosyltransferase 15 isoform X6, whose protein sequence is MKFYISSAGIKKVTIPNSGSGKGSSAAANRRFSNRTFLPVVLLLAICLPFLFVRIAFLVLESATLCSSLDCIGLRVFGGSDLSAILKMERKVQSARQRESIYWHLASHGVPKSVHCLCLKLAEEYAVNAMARSRLPPPESVSRLADSSFHHLVLLTDNVLAASVVISSAVQSAANPEKLVFHIVTDKKTYTPMHAWFATNSIESAVVEVKGLHQYDWSQEVNVGVKEMLEIHRLIWSHYYNNLKEDNFEFDGQHKRKLEALSPSCLSLMNHLRIYIPELFPDLDKIVFLDDDIVVQHDLSSLWELDLNGKVVGAVVDSWCGSNCCPGRKLKDYLNFSNPLISSNFHYDHCAWLYGMNVFDLKAWRRSNITKAYHRWLELNLNSGLGLWYPGALPPALMAFKGHVHPIDSSWHVAGLGCQASEVSRERLEAAAVVHFSGPAKPWLEIGFPEVRSLWTSHVNFSNKFIRKCRIKG, encoded by the exons ATGAAGTTTTACATATCCTCCGCCGGAATAAAGAAAGTCACCATACCCAACTCCGGCTCCGGCAAGGGATCCTCGGCAGCCGCCAATCGCCGATTCTCTAATCGGACGTTCTTGCCGGTGGTTCTGTTGCTAGCAATTTGTTTGCCCTTTCTGTTCGTTAGAATTGCTTTTCTTGTACTCGAATCTGCCACTCTTTGTTCTTCCCTCG ATTGCATAGGGTTGAGGGTTTTCGGCGGGAGTGATTTATCTGCg ATTTTGAAGATGGAGCGTAAGGTTCAATCAGCCAGACAGCGTGAGTCAATTTACTGGCATTTAGCTTCGCATGGTGTTCCCAAAAGTGTACATTGCCTTTGTCTCAAACTGGCTGAAGAGTATGCGGTAAATGCCATGGCCCGATCTCGTTTACCTCCGCCTGAATCTGTTTCCCGCCTTGCTGACTCTTCCTTCCACCACCTTGTTCTTCTAACTGATAATGTACTTGCTGCCTCTGTTGTCATCTCCTCTGCCGTCCAAAGTGCAGCCAACCCTGAAAAATTGGTGTTTCATATAGTCACAGACAAGAAAACATACACTCCAATGCATGCATGGTTTGCTACCAATTCTATTGAATCAGCGGTGGTGGAAGTCAAGGGACTGCATCAATACGATTGGTCCCAGGAAGTGAATGTTGGGGTTAAGGAGATGTTAGAGATTCACCGCTTAATTTGGAGCCATTACTACAACAATTTAAAAGAAGACAACTTTGAATTTGATGGACAGCATAAAAGGAAGTTAGAGGCTCTAAGCCCCAGCTGCCTCTCCCTTATGAATCATCTACGGATTTATATTCCTGAG CTGTTTCCAGATCTTGACAAGATAGTGTTCTTGGATGATGATATTGTAGTACAACATGACTTATCATCTCTGTGGGAATTAGATCTCAATGGAAAAGTTGTTGGCGCTGTTGTTGATTCATGGTGTGGATCTAACTGTTGCCCAGGAAGAAAATTGAAGGactatttgaatttttcaaacCCACTTATATCATCCAACTTCCATTATGATCATTGTGCATGGCTGTATGGGATGAATGTTTTTGACCTTAAAGCTTGGAGGAGGTCCAACATCACAAAAGCTTACCATCGATGGCTTGAACTT AACCTCAATTCTGGGTTGGGACTATGGTATCCAGGAGCACTTCCACCAGCCTTGATGGCTTTTAAGGGTCATGTGCATCCTATTGATTCTTCATGGCATGTGGCTGGGTTAGGTTGTCAAGCTTCAGAAGTTAGCCGAGAGAGATTAGAAGCTGCTGCTGTTGTACATTTCAGTGGCCCTGCAAAGCCGTGGCTTGAGATTGGGTTCCCTGAGGTACGAAGTTTATGGACTAGTCATGTAAATTTCTCAAACAAATTTATTAGGAAATGTAGAATCAAGGGGTGA